The genomic stretch GTAGTCTTGTCTCGCGCCTCGATGTTCGAAGCGTACCGGCTCGCTGCCATCAGCCCGCGGTCGGAAATCCATGCGGCGGCGCGGCGGATCGTCGCTACCGAACCGGCGGGAATTCTGTTGCGTGCGGTGCTGGCGCAATACGAAGGCGACGTCGACGGAGCGATCGCGCTGCTGCAGCGCGGCATGCGCCGCGTCGTCGGCGAGGACCGCGCGTTCTTCGCCGACGTGCTCGGTCCGATCTTGGTCATGCGGCACGACTCCGTCGGGCTGCAGCGCTGCGCGGACGCGCTCCACGCCGCGGGCTGGCTCGCGTGCGCCGACGTCTTTCGTGCCCTGATCGCACTCGAGGGCGGATCCCGCCGCGTCGCGCGCCGGCGTGCCGCCCGCGCGCGCGCCGCACTGGAACACGAGACCAACGACCTGGTGCGCGCGCGCGTTCTGCACCGCTTGGCGCGCGTCGCCTTTCTGCTGAACGACCATGCCGAGGCGCTCGACGCCGCGCGGGCCAGCGCCGGCCTGTGCGCCCCGTTGCAGGCGTGGCGCCTGGCGAGCACCAGCCACTCGATCATCTACAGCATCCACCGCAGCGTGACGGGTAACCTCGCCGAAGCGGATCTGCATGCGACGCTCTGGCGTGAGATGGCGGAACGGTCCGACGACGCGTCGATGGAGCTGCAAGGACTGATCGCCGAGTACGATCTCGCCGTTCACCTGGCTGACGAGTCGCGCGTGGCGACGATCGAGAAGCGCATCGTCGCCAAGAACCTGCCGCAGCAGTACGTCGAACGCTTTCCGTATGCGATATCATACGCGACCGTGCGCGGCTGGTCCGACATGCGGGCGATGCAGACGCTGCTCGAGGTGCTGCTGGCCGCGACCGAGCCGCGCACGTCGAAGTCGGCCCTGTGCCGTGCGCTGATCGCGTTGGCCGCCGCCGCGCGGCACGAGGACGTCGAAGCGCGCGACTCCGTGCGCCGCGCCGTCCACGATCTCGCGCACTCCCGACCGAGCGGTCCGGCATACGAGCGATGGCATCGCCGCATGGCGCGAGCGGCCATCGCCGCCGCCTGTCTGCTGCTGGGAGACGACGTGCGCGCGCAGCGGGTCTTGACGGTGCGGGAGTCACGTCATGGCGAGGGTGAGGACGCGTTGCCGGCACTGATGCGCGCCGGACGGCTCGGCGAAGCGCCGCGCAGCCTGCACGGGTTGGCGCGCGTCTTCGCGCGGGCGGCCGAAGAGCACCGGCTGCAAGCGGTGCCGGCCGACCTCACCATCGCGCAGTTCGAGGTGCTGCAGCTGTTGGGCCGTGGTTGGAGCGCGCAGCGCATCGCCGAGGAGACGGGCCGCACGCGCAACACCGTTTACAACCACACCCGCGCGATTCTGGCCAAGTTCGAAGCGCGACGAGCCGCCGAGGCCGTCGCGATCGCGCGCCAGCGCGGCATCATCGCCTAGCTCGCGGTCACGTTTTCACGCAGCGATGACACGTGCCAACGGAGCACGTAGTCAATCTTGATCGCGGGCCGGTGCGCCCTTTTGACTAGCGTCGAGCGACACCACTCGGAGGTCGCTCGACATGCTAACAGCTCTTCTGGCCGCGTTGTTGCTCCTCACCA from Candidatus Sulfotelmatobacter sp. encodes the following:
- a CDS encoding LuxR C-terminal-related transcriptional regulator; this encodes MLAQYEGDVDGAIALLQRGMRRVVGEDRAFFADVLGPILVMRHDSVGLQRCADALHAAGWLACADVFRALIALEGGSRRVARRRAARARAALEHETNDLVRARVLHRLARVAFLLNDHAEALDAARASAGLCAPLQAWRLASTSHSIIYSIHRSVTGNLAEADLHATLWREMAERSDDASMELQGLIAEYDLAVHLADESRVATIEKRIVAKNLPQQYVERFPYAISYATVRGWSDMRAMQTLLEVLLAATEPRTSKSALCRALIALAAAARHEDVEARDSVRRAVHDLAHSRPSGPAYERWHRRMARAAIAAACLLLGDDVRAQRVLTVRESRHGEGEDALPALMRAGRLGEAPRSLHGLARVFARAAEEHRLQAVPADLTIAQFEVLQLLGRGWSAQRIAEETGRTRNTVYNHTRAILAKFEARRAAEAVAIARQRGIIA